A DNA window from Anastrepha ludens isolate Willacy chromosome 6, idAnaLude1.1, whole genome shotgun sequence contains the following coding sequences:
- the LOC128866678 gene encoding general odorant-binding protein 56h-like translates to MNSFITVALILVFSATTLCQPHDPEMRKIVEECNKEHNVSPKDFHEFMEGKLATPSNDLKCSMQCAMVKQGIMNESGTFNADAAKAKMPSDAKLASAIDACKNEAGSSPCDTAAKITQCLMAHK, encoded by the exons ATGAATTCCTTCATAACTGTTGCGCTCATTCTCGTTTTCAGCGCTACCACATTG TGCCAGCCACACGATCCGGAAATGCGCAAAATTGTCGAGGAATGTAATAAGGAGCACAATGTTTCGCCCAAGGACTTCCACGAGTTTATGGAGGGCAAATTGGCTACACCCTCGAATGATCTGAAATGCAGCATGCAATGCGCCATGGTCAAACAAGGCATTATGAACGAGTCTGGCACCTTCAATGCGGATGCAGCCAAAGCTAAAATGCCCTCAGATGCAAAGTTGGCTAGCGCTATAGACGCTTGCAAGAATGAGGCGGGCTCGTCGCCATGTGATACAGCTGCAAAAATCACCCAATGCCTAATGGCACACAAATAA